One window of Acidobacteriota bacterium genomic DNA carries:
- a CDS encoding type II toxin-antitoxin system VapC family toxin, translating into MATTLVDSNVLLDVITEHDEWMDWSATALGRAANVSRLAINPIVYAEVAARFARIEDLEEALPSDYYQRLALPWEAAFLAGQCFVKYRRRGGARRSPMPDFYIGAHAAIQQMTLLTRDPRRYRTYFPTLHIVAP; encoded by the coding sequence GTGGCGACGACGCTCGTCGACAGTAATGTCCTGCTCGACGTGATTACGGAGCACGACGAGTGGATGGACTGGTCGGCGACGGCGCTGGGCAGGGCGGCGAATGTCTCGAGGCTCGCCATCAACCCCATCGTGTACGCCGAGGTGGCCGCACGATTCGCGCGAATCGAGGACTTGGAAGAGGCGCTGCCGTCTGACTACTATCAACGGCTCGCGCTGCCGTGGGAAGCGGCGTTTCTGGCCGGGCAGTGCTTCGTGAAGTACCGGCGTCGAGGGGGGGCGAGGCGATCGCCAATGCCGGACTTCTACATCGGCGCCCACGCCGCCATTCAGCAGATGACACTGCTCACACGGGATCCCAGGCGATACCGCACTTACTTTCCGACCCTGCACATCGTCGCGCCGTAG
- a CDS encoding hydrogenase maturation protease, translating to MARPRRLVLGLGNPLVGEDGFGGAVVEWLRRRSDLPADVDLVDAHTDLLAQVETLASYDEVVLVDVVVPAPGAKTPGEARRAASGEGDGRPGTVTVIDEGTFARWPENSPSCHQISPLLGVNLFRILYPEAATRIRLVALHADSLRIGPGVADSLVAAGGEAVVRLLI from the coding sequence ATGGCCCGACCGAGACGGCTGGTGCTGGGGCTGGGCAATCCACTGGTCGGTGAGGACGGATTCGGCGGCGCCGTCGTCGAGTGGTTGCGCCGCAGATCGGATCTTCCCGCCGATGTCGATCTGGTCGATGCGCATACCGATCTGCTCGCGCAGGTGGAGACGCTCGCGTCCTACGACGAGGTGGTCCTCGTCGACGTCGTCGTCCCAGCCCCTGGCGCGAAGACGCCCGGCGAAGCTCGAAGAGCGGCGTCCGGCGAAGGCGACGGACGACCCGGGACGGTCACGGTGATCGACGAGGGGACCTTCGCACGATGGCCCGAGAACTCGCCCAGTTGCCACCAGATCTCACCGCTGCTGGGCGTGAATCTGTTCCGGATCCTGTATCCAGAGGCTGCGACGCGCATCAGGCTGGTGGCGCTCCACGCCGACAGCCTGCGAATCGGACCAGGCGTAGCGGATTCGCTCGTGGCGGCTGGCGGCGAAGCCGTCGTTCGCCTCCTCATTTGA
- a CDS encoding HAMP domain-containing sensor histidine kinase, with the protein MATEARVGLAASAGGARGARRELTAGLVQFVAVPVKVGGLTVEAAEDEAAGEIVIRITDTGKGIPPAVMPFLFEPFFTTKKVGRGTGLGLAIVHGVVTRAGGRVEATSAPGATTFAIRLPKAERGDSNGPTETAGAGAGQSTGR; encoded by the coding sequence ATGGCGACCGAAGCCCGCGTCGGCCTGGCCGCGTCTGCAGGCGGCGCCCGCGGAGCGCGGCGCGAGCTCACCGCCGGCCTGGTGCAGTTCGTTGCTGTACCAGTCAAGGTCGGCGGCCTCACCGTCGAAGCCGCCGAGGACGAGGCGGCCGGCGAGATCGTCATTCGGATCACCGATACGGGCAAGGGCATCCCGCCGGCGGTGATGCCGTTCCTCTTCGAGCCGTTCTTCACAACGAAGAAAGTCGGCCGGGGCACGGGCCTGGGACTTGCCATCGTCCACGGCGTGGTGACGAGGGCGGGAGGCCGCGTGGAAGCCACCAGTGCGCCTGGCGCCACGACATTTGCGATTCGGCTGCCGAAGGCCGAGCGAGGAGACAGCAATGGCCCGACCGAGACGGCTGGTGCTGGGGCTGGGCAATCCACTGGTCGGTGA